The DNA segment agtttcagatcttctattGCACACATTACATACATTACCAGCACCAAAAGAAAAAACCCCCAAAAAGAAATGGAACAACAAAATGGTAAAAGACAAGAAGCTTTGTGACAGGTTCACTTCCACAATCTCTTTTCAACATCTCCACTTTAAGACTAATAAACCTTGGGAACAACTTCTTTGGTGGTCAACTTCCTGAAGAGATGTGTGATCAAGCTCATTCCTTACAACATATTTCTATATTAAATAACAATGTTGGTGGCACCATTCCAAAGTCGATTGGCAACTGCACATCATTAGTAAACTTATATCTCGGAGCAAACTTTTTCACATGATTCCATTTAAATTTGCACTCCTAGTTTTGGATTTCATTAGAATTTATCTATCTTTGCTATAACGTATGCtcaattaattgaaattaagcAATATTAAACATAACGTTAGTTAATTTATATTACAGGGGAAAATACTGAAGCTTGCAATTACAATTGAAGAAACAAGTTCACAGTTCAACCATTTTGAAAAATCCCTTTTTGAAATCAGAGGGAGAGAAGAAACAAGCAAAGCAGAAACTCTAAGAGAGggacagaaaaagaagaaactcaCCTCTGATTCCGCGTCAGGGAGGAGGAGAAGCCACCGATTTCGTCCACCGCGTCAAGGAGGAGCACCGCGTCAGGGAGGAGGAGCAGCCACCACCGATTTCGTCCACCACATCAGGGAGGAGGAGCAACCACCGCATCGTCCACCGTGTCAGGGAGGAGGAGCAGCCACCGCGTCATCCACCGAGTACAGCCACCGATTTCATTAGGGAGGAGGAGCAGAACGCAGAAGTAGAAGTGTAGAACGCAGGTCACCACTCGCCAGTAGTTTTTAAGGGCGGTTTGTAGGGCCAGTAGGGCTTATAAAATGTGTTTTTGTAATTTTAGGGTTTTAGCTATATATTACTGTATAAACGCATCTTAAGCCAGAAACTACCTACTTATTTTAAGCACACACACAAACATGAACTTTCAATACGAGCAAAAACTACAGTAACACAGAAGGCATAAGGCAGACATAGTACTTCACAGTTATCACAATATACAATGCCTTCTACGGTATATATACAAGGATTAACTAGGATTTCCCATATAGACATCAGATAACCAGTATCAATTAATCAATGAAGAAGACACAAAATCTTTATAATGCAAAATCTGTCATTCTCATATTGCTCTTTCTCTTCAAATTATAACAAACTATGTTACAACATATTACCAAGGAGGATTAGAACCCTCTCTAACGGATGGAGACCTAGAAACAGTACTCCCATCCCTACCAAACCTTGAGACACTTCTACTAACGCTTCTAGGAGTAGCCAAGGCAGGACTAGAACCACGGTAACTTGCGCGAAGCGATTCATCAACCGAGGTAGAGGACTTTGCAATTGCATTCCTTACAAACTTCTGAGCGGCGGGAGAAAGCGTCCGCATGCTTGGACTAGCACTTCCACCTCTAACAGGTGAAGCCAATGGCGGTTTTTGAAACATCTTCGACCTCTCCCTAATCTTCCTTGCAGCCTCCCTGGAAAGGGAATGCGCTTTTGCATCTCTAGCAGGCGCTGAAGGAATCTTATAATGTGGTCCATCTGCACTACCACCAATATCAATTGGAGTTTCCTCTGGGTCCAACCTCAACGGTGTCCCTTCTATCTCTCCCCAAGTGATAAACGGGGATTCATCAACACCCGGCGCAGGAGAAGGAGTCTTAACAAAGCTATAGCCATTCTCAGCCTTCTTTGCAGATTCCATATAGAACGGGTTTGGAGTCTTCCTCAAATCTTCCAGATCATACTTCTTTAACTTGTCCCCTTCCCTAAGAGACATTGGGGCAGGAGTAGCACCGGCAACAGGCGTATACAACACCTCAACAGTTCCATCATCTCTGGGCCTAGAATCCAATGTTTTACCATGGAACCTAGTATTTGCACGACTTATCTCCTTCGTCATGCCCTTAATTCTAACAGCTCTTTCCTCTTCAGTCAATGGAACCTCACCCTTATCAGCAGGATGATACATCAACAGATTCTTCGCCGTATAGTTCCATCCCTCCAATGTACTAGGAGGCTGATAAGATGTTCCATACCCGTCAGttatcctctctctcttagcaTCCTCGATACCTTTCACATCATCTTTGTTCTCACCTTCCGTCAAATACCCAACCCTCTCTTTCCTCTTCCTATTCACCTTCTCCAGAATCTTCGAGAAGCTGTGATTATCCTCACTCGTATACCTCCACAAAAACTGATCAAGCCCCAAAGAAGTATCAaccccaccaccaccaccaccatcgcTCTTATTATTCTCTTCATCACCAACATCAAAACGTTGCGTCTTGGGTGTTTTACCATCGAATTCATCAAAAGGTGTGAAATTTCTCATGAAAGTGGAGCCAGGGGTGACAGTGGATCTAAATTCAGAACCGGTTACCTTAGGAACGTCGGAGCCACCACGGCGGCGCTCAATGATCTTGAGCTGGGCGTCACGGATTTGGACTGGATCACCGGTCTTGATGGCTTCGAGCCAATCGAGGCGATCTCGGAGCTTGGAGATGTCGGGAAAGTAGTCGCGTTCGATGATCTTCTCGAGGGCTTCAACGTACGTATCTTCATCGAGTACTGTGGGGTTCTTGGGAGGGAGTCTGGGTGCGATTGCTGCAGAAGATGACGAAGTTGAAgtgttagggttagggttttgcAGAGAGGGAGAAGGGGATGGGGAAGAGAGGTGGAGGGGCGAGTGGCCTGGTGATTGAAGCATGTTTTCTTAATTGCGTGAAGAGATGAAGAAGAGGGAACAATGGTAATTGAAATTGATGAAAGGAAAGGTGAAATTAAGATCCTCAATCCAGATCAGGAGCTAGGAAAATTGATTTGTACGAGTTCTCCAGGAACTAGAAGAAACACACAACGCGGATTTTCAGATTTCGAACACGTTATGATAGATTTATATGTATCCAaacaaattagaaaaaaatgtaaaatagtcttggcaaaaaaaatattaactctATTTATGAGATTTATTTTTATGGGGCTGATTAATTTCTGTGTAAAAAAATTCAGTGTGATTTTTTTAGTACAGAGGCTAATCACTTAAAAAAATCAGAACCGAATTGGGTGTTTTTTTTAGGAATCTTGTTGTCCTATTAAGGGCAGAAATGGTATTCactcaaaaaattatttcatatataattttaggtttaattactctgttgtcCTTATAGttttgtcaaattttcaattaggtctttatactttttttctttttaattgagttcctgtactaaattttttttttaattaagtcattCTTAGTAATAATTGACTTAATTTCATAAGGAcccaactaaaataaaagaattagtatagggacctaaataaaagaaaaaaaatgtagggacccaattaaaaaaaatttggtacaaggactcaattaaaagaaaaaaaatatagagacttaattgaaaattttgcgaaactatagAGAGTAAAAGAGTAATTAAACCataattttaaaagcatttAGTCATAGCTTTGTTGTTTTGTTTTAGAGCCCAAATGTTGGGAAGGCCGGCCGAATAATGATTGGATTTgttagtaaaaaaaagaaagatgcaAGTTTAGGTCCAATCCAAGCCCAAATAAAGCCCAAGCccagagaaagtaaaaaaaaagaaggtaaAAACACAACTAACACAGTTGAGCTAACACTGTTCcgactaaaaaaataaaagagagtacTAAAAGTGGTGAAAGGACAAGTCCTGACAGGGAAAGGAGGGAGAGAGGCATATTCTGCTATTCTCTCTCTCACTCGTGTGTGTCTGAGAAGCCAGGCTTGTGAGAGAgaatagagagaaaaaagagtGGACTTTTGGTTTCTTTTCTTCCCCATTTGCTTTGTTTTTTGCGGTCAAATTAAATAAGAGAACCATTCTTAGTTGCTTGGATACTTGGATtggactctctctctctctctctctctctctctctcatttttgCGCATTCAATTCAACCAACCAaccaaccaaaccaaaccattcATCTCAGctcctctttctttctttctttgtttctttcagCTCCCGTCACCACTCTCTACACACTCTGCTCTCTCCTCTCCGGGTAATGTCTCCCTCCCTCTCTTAATCTTCCTTTCAATTTCACTATTTCTTTCGTTATTCAGAACaggattaattaattattaccgCATCTAATCTAATCTAAATTACTAAAGTCTTCACTTTGCTGCCTTTTACCAAACCAGATGGAatctttcttcctttctcttttccATCTTCCTTAGTTAATTCCCACCTTACAATGTTAAATTTTActgaaataattcaaaattcatacATCAAACTTGGACCTTCATCTATTGAAATCTGGAATTCAGACTTCATAACTCCTTTTAACGCTTACAAtatgcagcagcagcagcatctAGCAGCTCTGCTATTTGACCTAGTTTAGAGTGATAATGATTTCAGATGTTTATAGTGAATTTCTGTTTACTGTTTAGTGTAACAcacatataataataatcataagaaCAATATAAACAgtaaatgataaataataatcgCCTTCTCTTCTAATCTTGTCCTTAAGGACTATCTCCTCTCCTGTTTAATGTCAATTATCGttgattcatcaaaaagggACAAAATTTCAGCTCTACCCCACTCACCCCTTTGTTTTTCAACATATCTGATACACTTGATGGGGGAAAAAGCTATCTCATTTCCCCACCATCACAGGActattattatttctatttaatAGTGAATCTCAATCACACAGCCAATAATTTGGTCACTCCAATAATTTTAACTCATAACATAACATTTAGCTTTTTTTTgccaaaaagcaaaaaacacaTTACAATTTAACTTGACACAGGATTCTTGGAGCATTATTATCAATGATTTTGCAGCTAGTGTGTGGTGGCGAGTGACCAAGTTTCAATAGTTTATGAAAAACTATTTATCAACCCCACTAGCATATTGTGATATATGTATCCAGAATTTTTCCTCCTTTTCCATATGATAGCTGgtttaatagtattttttatttctgatacCAGTGCACCCATATTTATGCACTTGACGATAGGCTATTGAATATTTATTTGCTAATAGATTTCAATACATTCATGGAAGCAGTGACAGTTGTTCCCATGGTTTCCTCAGAAGAAACTGCAGATCACAATGTTCCTTATGCTATACCACTGCAGAGAGCAAGTCCTCATAGTGATATTACAGAATCACAAGGGATTCATGGAGCTGAAACCCCTTCGTCCAAGCAAAAGGAAGAAACAAGTATTCCTTCTGCTGTGGCTCAAAACAAAGTGAAGGATTCTGATGTTACTGCTTCTGCATTGCAATCAGATCGGCAACGAAGCACACACATTGCAGCATCAGTTGAAAAACTTGTGCAGAGCCCTGATACACCTTTCCGTGAAAAACGTCATCCATCACAATCTGGTCATGACAGTCCCTCAATAATACGTGAAAGGGTATCAAAAGATGGGTATAACTGGCGAAAATATGGCCAGAAAAATGTTAAAGGGAATGAATTTATAAGGAGCTATTACAAGTGTACGCATCCGAACTGCCAGGCAAAGAAACAGTTAGAGCAGTCAAACGATGGCCAGATTACAGATTCCATTTGCATTGGTCAGCATAATCATCCTAGGCCTCAATCCAGCATCACAAAGCCTGTTGGTCCTGTTCTTCCTGTTCTTGAAGAAGGACCAGACAAGCCCCGTGTCGCCAATGTAGAAGGTGAGACTTCAATTTATTTAGTGTTTTAGTTCATTAATGTCCTTCCAAAAAAAggttatttataaatatatttatggcATCACAGTTGAAGACAAATCATTGAATGAGCATGCAAGTGTACCTCAACAGATGAAGTTTTCACACTCCCTTCAGATTACAAATGTTCCTGCAGCTGATCTGATGAAAGCTGCACATTCACAACTGACCACAGCAAATGACGAGGTTCACAACAATGACTATCCTGACTCAAAACGGCAGTACGTTATTTGACCATTGTGAAAAATGCTTGGCTTGTAAAATGTGTGATAGCTAACCTTTTATTTTATCTGCTGATTTGTAATAGGAAGACAGACGATAGTAATATTGAAGTCAGTGTAGCTGACAAGTCAACTTGTGCGTCTCGTGTTGTCGTTCAAACTTCAAGTGAGGTTGATTTTGTAAATGATGGGTACCGTTGGCGCAAATATGGTCAGAAACTAGTTAAAGGAAATGCAAATCCCAGGTACAAGTTAGCTTTCATGTCTATGATGTAACTGTACATCCATTTTTACCTGTGTTGTTATAGGCATTTTGAAGTTTAGTTGAATATGGTAAATGCATTTATAGCTATGGGCCAGCCTGAAAGGTGAAAGCTCATCACAATAAATTGATTGCAGTTGCTGTCTATTTCCTTTCTTGAAAGCAACAGAGTCCGGTTATGGTAGTTCGTTTAATAGCTTTTCAAATTGTGTTCTACCTGCACTTTATGCTAGAACATGTTCAATTACATTTTTTTGCCAATAATCCTATTGTTCTGAATTGCTATGTTTGTGGATTCATGGCCAAGTTAATCTAGCTGCTTCGTCTTCTCCTTTGAGTATGTTCATAATGGTGACTTTTCATCTTTACTACCTGTTGGCCACAAATGTTTTTAACGAAGCGTTTGATTTCTGTCTCTTCGATTCTGTTTGAACTTCGGAAGTATGCATGCATTCATCCAGTAGGTTTTAATTTAATGTGTTCTCCATTTTTCTCCACTTCACCAGAAGTTATTATCGATGCTCTAGTCCCGGATGCCCTGTCAAAAAGCATGTGGAAAGGGCCTCTCATGATTCAAAAGTTGTAATAACTACCTATGAGGGACAACATGATCATGAAATCCCGCCTGGAAGGACTGTCACTCATAATGCAGCTACAAATGCTCAAACAACAACCATTAATGGCAAGCCAGGAACCAATTCTGTATCAAATCCTGTTTCTACAGATACAAGAGGAAGCAGATCAAAtgagaaagtaaatggcaactCAATTACTAAATCAGAGGCTGGTAAGAGTCctgaaagtaaattaaatgggcaacaacaacaaaaaaatgaaaatgcagtTGCCAAACAGGATTCTGTTGGTGCTAACATCACATGCCAATCAAATTCTGAAGATCCATGTCGATCAAAATCAAACGAACAGCCGAAAGATGATGTAGAAACTAAATCAGAAGGAAAGAACGGATCCCCTAATCTGGTTGTTCATGATACTCCTGGTCAAGAAGGTCAACTCAAGAAGCAATCAGCATCTGATGCAGAAGCTGTCCAGAGCTAAATTTGCAGTGTTATTTTTGCAGCTAGTGACTGAAGCGAGTAGGCAATGACATAGGTTACACACAAATATTTATGGGAATATGTTTCCTATTTCTACTCTAACTTCTCCTTTCATATTTGGGTATCTGCAGACTGACTAAATATGCAAATAATGATTCTTACCGGATTAGATATCAATTATCATCACTTGTATACTATTTGTTAGTAAAATAAGGAAACTGTACATTTTCATATACATGTATAAAACGTTCTATGCTTGTAATATACTCCTCAGAAGTAATTCTTGTTTTGTGCTTTCTTATTGCCCTTTCTTTCTTAATGTAAGTAGTGGTTTGTACAATGACTTGCAGAATTGTGGCCTTTGGATAAAACAATGATTCTGTGCTACTTCTCTTATGGATTGTTCAAGTACATGACAAACCACATTGTTCATATTAATAGaggaaaataaataatcatTGGAAGTGGTATAGaattgtttataaaaaaatttatcatgcCCACACTAAAAATCAGTTATCAAATTGATCACTACGTATTTTAGTATATTCACATATTttgtttgatatatttttaacGTGTATTTATACtctagtatatatattttatgcaGCGACTAATTTAATAACCCTTTGTGATTAATATATTAACTTAATCTTTTTTCTCACAAagtaaatttgtttttaattggaACAACATTCATGCTAAGCTTTTTAACAGTGTCATGTATGCATCTTCCGAATTCTGTCACTAGTATTCTTTTGTCAAAGTCAACCAAAATAAGTCAAGTTCCAGCTAGTCAACTTGTTCCATCACTAGAAGTAACATCAGGACAACCCCTTAAGTACGCACACCAATTGTAATTCTATcttatgatttatgaataacaGGAACATAAAAAGTTAATCAGATTTCAAGTAAATCATTGTTGTGCTGGGAGATAAAGAGAATAGAAAAGATTATGAAAAGGAAGATCAATATTGCTGATAAGAAAATGCTATAGCAACATTTCTTGTTAAAATTCTTGAACAAAGAAAGTGCAGATTCAGATTGGATTCAAGTATACCCTTTTCCCATTTAGCTTCTACAACCTAATGGAACTAGAATAAGAAcagaataagaacaagaacaagaacaaggaGGTTCTGCTTTGTCCTCCCCCAACACACAATTCCCAGTTCTCATTTCCATGCACAAGAGGCAACCAAATCTCTATTCATCCAACCAAGATACAATGCTCCATCTCTCTCTTCAAGCCTATATCTATCACTGTAGTTATCAAGCAGTTTCTTGATGGTACCATTCACCAATGAACTCAAAGGGTAAGGACTAAAACCAGCCATTGCAAACCTTGACCTCCATTTCCCAAGCACTTCATGTCTTTCCACTCTCTCAACCCCTTCACATGCTATGATGTTAACCAAATCCCTTGCCAAGCAATGCTGCTCCACATTGATCCTCTCTTTATGTTCCCTCGGAAGAGTCACGTCTATCGACTCGAACATGGCTGTGTAGTAGTCCATAGTTTCGAGGAAACGTGGAAAGAATGCAGCTGTGTTGGTGTTGGATTCTTGCTCCACCAATGTCACCACTTTCGGGGATAGGCTCTTGACCAGCCTCAAGAGCCTATCCCTATGATTCAGGGTGCTGACACTTTCATCTGGCATGTGATGTAGCATGAATGCAAAATTCACTGCTAATGCCTCGCCCGGTCGAACACCAAGATTATGCAGCTGAACATCACAACCAGATATAGCTGCAGCATGAAATTCAAATGGCACTTTAAAATGCTCTGCAAGCTTGGACAACCTCTTTCCCACAATGTGCAGCCCACCACCGCGCGCATAAGCCGATGTTGAATCATCAATACCTGTAATTCGGATGTGTGGTGGTCCTCCAGGCCTAGCTGCAAAAGCTTGAATCAAAGTGATCCACTGGCTCCCTtgagaaatttgaaaatcaattatgTGAACTCTGTCTTCATCCTTCATAGCTTCTGCGATTGCTCCATTCGCAGACATGTATCCGAATTTGAAGTAGGGGCAAACCTCATAGAGTATGTGCATATAGGAGAGGAGCTCAGCACTTTCCGGTTCCTTGCATCTCAAGGCTCTGTAGATTGAACTCCCGGAAGAAGACAACCGTGCAACTAGGCCTTCCAACATGTATGCTCCCAACCTTTGAATCGGTTCGCCAGATACAGACACCATCTGCCTCAGTTCATCCATCAACCATTGTGCCATTAGCAGATCATTCTCTGCAATCGCTTTGGCACACACGACGAGTACATGCTTTAAGTTCTTGCAAGAAATTGCCACCATTGTTTGTCTCCAACTGTCCATCTCGGATGACATGAAATCAGTTGCATCCTTGAATGAACTGTCATAACTATCAAGATTATCACAATCAGGACCAAACATCACACTCTCCAGCTCTCTCAGCTTGTGCTTGAAGGTACTTAAATCGTCAGTTATGCACGAACCACTCATAGGAGATCCATAGTTATTGTCAGGTGGATATGACTGAGATTGAGAATCTTGAAGAGAAACTGGGCTACCATTTGGTGAGAAACTAACAGTTGAAGGAGAATTGTAAACATTAAAACTGCCGGTTGCGGATGATGACTCCAATGTGCAGTAAATTTCAGAAGAACTTTGATTAGAGAATCTGCTTCCAATACCATGGCCTCCATCATTGTAATACTGATGATGATTCAGAGCTTGATATTGTGGCATGCAGTATGCCTCAACCTGCTGCATTGGTTGATAGTACATACTTGAACTTCTATGATGCTCTGATGCCTGCATTCCAGAATTGATAACAGACTAGCTTCAGTTTGCCACTTCTAGAAGGTTATACTTCGAGAGTAATCGAAAATCCTCGAATTTCCTTTCGCAGAATCAATTGTATTTAGTCCTGGAATTGATTAAGGATAAGTCTTCCAAGAGGAGGTAAACCACATAATTTACATAACCTGTTGTCTGCATTGAACAAGCAGAACAATTCACAGCATCAGTGCTATCTTTCGAATTTCATTCAACATCAATGCATAGAAAGAGACAGAAAATCCACAGCTGAAATTGAAATATTCATCCTTTTGGAAAAGATTAGTCAATTTTGTTCTTCAACTACCGTGTATTACCAGCAACTTGACTCTCTTACCAAGTCAATCACTTGTCTTTTCCTAagttttttccttctctttcttaataacagataaaaaattaaatggaatCAATCTGTGAAAGTTTCAAAGAAACTGCAAAAATTAAACCAATCGTGCAAATGATTGGTTTTCCTTGgccagaaaaagaaaataaaaaagaagttaTTTCCAGAATTAAGCAAAGATAAGAGACAAATAGAAAAGAAATGGGAATAACAAAGGTAATCATATAAACCTCTCCTATAACAGTACTCAAATGCAATATCATTGAAAAATTTGACCAGTAAATAATAGATTCAATACAAAATGCATGTTAAAACTCAAATCCAAACACCTCATTGCATGAACTGGTGAAGAAAAAAGCTAAATACAAGAACACAGACACTGACATTTCAGTAAATGCAAAAAATTTAGAACTTAGAAAATCCACAAGCAAGAATAATGAACTTAACATACAAAGAGGGAAACAAACTGTTTTAGTTGTTGAACATTAAACCAGTTTGTTTGTTTCTTACCTTGCTTTGAAGAAATTCCAAGGTTGGAAAACCAGAGTGGAGTAGAATCTCAAAGCATAGGctcaagagagagaaagaagactATTTCCAATTACAATGAAGAAAAAAAGGCTTAGGAATTTAGCAGTggcaatataaaaataatgtatgGGAAATTGCCCATCCATTTTTATAGAAACTACATATCAACCATTTGCTCCATAGATATCATGCTCATCTGGCAAATTTGTTTCACTGTTATGACCAAAATACCCCTTCTTAATAATGGTGTAATTTTGGTCAAATACATACATTAATGCAGCTTTACATTTCTGTGACTCATGTGTCACAATCATGAGAAGATTCATGTCAATTTCCCTTAATTATTTTTCAGTCCTATTTTTCTTATCTATTGTTACACCCCTTATGGTTATGGACCCTTCTAGTTAAGGAGTATTTTGTAGTAACACAAGTGCTAAAAGAATTGCTTTAATCATGATGCCAATTTTAGTGACTAAAGATGTCATAATCTTATATGCAAGATTAtgtgttttaataattaaatgtatATTGTTTTGTGTAAAAACATGTGTGATGTAAGTGTGTAACTCTTGTTTTATTTAAGTCTTAATCTTCATTTGAAAGCTGACTAGGAAATTGCTTTGCCATTTGACCCCTAACcattgataaatttaaaattggagTGTATATAACAATTATAT comes from the Arachis duranensis cultivar V14167 chromosome 7, aradu.V14167.gnm2.J7QH, whole genome shotgun sequence genome and includes:
- the LOC107496209 gene encoding WRKY transcription factor 1 isoform X2; its protein translation is MVSSEETADHNVPYAIPLQRASPHSDITESQGIHGAETPSSKQKEETSIPSAVAQNKVKDSDVTASALQSDRQRSTHIAASVEKLVQSPDTPFREKRHPSQSGHDSPSIIRERVSKDGYNWRKYGQKNVKGNEFIRSYYKCTHPNCQAKKQLEQSNDGQITDSICIGQHNHPRPQSSITKPVGPVLPVLEEGPDKPRVANVEVEDKSLNEHASVPQQMKFSHSLQITNVPAADLMKAAHSQLTTANDEVHNNDYPDSKRQKTDDSNIEVSVADKSTCASRVVVQTSSEVDFVNDGYRWRKYGQKLVKGNANPRSYYRCSSPGCPVKKHVERASHDSKVVITTYEGQHDHEIPPGRTVTHNAATNAQTTTINGKPGTNSVSNPVSTDTRGSRSNEKVNGNSITKSEAGKSPESKLNGQQQQKNENAVAKQDSVGANITCQSNSEDPCRSKSNEQPKDDVETKSEGKNGSPNLVVHDTPGQEGQLKKQSASDAEAVQS
- the LOC107496209 gene encoding WRKY transcription factor 1 isoform X1 is translated as MEAVTVVPMVSSEETADHNVPYAIPLQRASPHSDITESQGIHGAETPSSKQKEETSIPSAVAQNKVKDSDVTASALQSDRQRSTHIAASVEKLVQSPDTPFREKRHPSQSGHDSPSIIRERVSKDGYNWRKYGQKNVKGNEFIRSYYKCTHPNCQAKKQLEQSNDGQITDSICIGQHNHPRPQSSITKPVGPVLPVLEEGPDKPRVANVEVEDKSLNEHASVPQQMKFSHSLQITNVPAADLMKAAHSQLTTANDEVHNNDYPDSKRQKTDDSNIEVSVADKSTCASRVVVQTSSEVDFVNDGYRWRKYGQKLVKGNANPRSYYRCSSPGCPVKKHVERASHDSKVVITTYEGQHDHEIPPGRTVTHNAATNAQTTTINGKPGTNSVSNPVSTDTRGSRSNEKVNGNSITKSEAGKSPESKLNGQQQQKNENAVAKQDSVGANITCQSNSEDPCRSKSNEQPKDDVETKSEGKNGSPNLVVHDTPGQEGQLKKQSASDAEAVQS
- the LOC107496212 gene encoding uncharacterized protein LOC107496212, which produces MLQSPGHSPLHLSSPSPSPSLQNPNPNTSTSSSSAAIAPRLPPKNPTVLDEDTYVEALEKIIERDYFPDISKLRDRLDWLEAIKTGDPVQIRDAQLKIIERRRGGSDVPKVTGSEFRSTVTPGSTFMRNFTPFDEFDGKTPKTQRFDVGDEENNKSDGGGGGGVDTSLGLDQFLWRYTSEDNHSFSKILEKVNRKRKERVGYLTEGENKDDVKGIEDAKRERITDGYGTSYQPPSTLEGWNYTAKNLLMYHPADKGEVPLTEEERAVRIKGMTKEISRANTRFHGKTLDSRPRDDGTVEVLYTPVAGATPAPMSLREGDKLKKYDLEDLRKTPNPFYMESAKKAENGYSFVKTPSPAPGVDESPFITWGEIEGTPLRLDPEETPIDIGGSADGPHYKIPSAPARDAKAHSLSREAARKIRERSKMFQKPPLASPVRGGSASPSMRTLSPAAQKFVRNAIAKSSTSVDESLRASYRGSSPALATPRSVSRSVSRFGRDGSTVSRSPSVREGSNPPW
- the LOC107496198 gene encoding scarecrow-like transcription factor PAT1, producing MQASEHHRSSSMYYQPMQQVEAYCMPQYQALNHHQYYNDGGHGIGSRFSNQSSSEIYCTLESSSATGSFNVYNSPSTVSFSPNGSPVSLQDSQSQSYPPDNNYGSPMSGSCITDDLSTFKHKLRELESVMFGPDCDNLDSYDSSFKDATDFMSSEMDSWRQTMVAISCKNLKHVLVVCAKAIAENDLLMAQWLMDELRQMVSVSGEPIQRLGAYMLEGLVARLSSSGSSIYRALRCKEPESAELLSYMHILYEVCPYFKFGYMSANGAIAEAMKDEDRVHIIDFQISQGSQWITLIQAFAARPGGPPHIRITGIDDSTSAYARGGGLHIVGKRLSKLAEHFKVPFEFHAAAISGCDVQLHNLGVRPGEALAVNFAFMLHHMPDESVSTLNHRDRLLRLVKSLSPKVVTLVEQESNTNTAAFFPRFLETMDYYTAMFESIDVTLPREHKERINVEQHCLARDLVNIIACEGVERVERHEVLGKWRSRFAMAGFSPYPLSSLVNGTIKKLLDNYSDRYRLEERDGALYLGWMNRDLVASCAWK